The Dehalococcoidia bacterium genomic interval GCTCCGCCGCCTAGTCGAGCCGAAGGGCCCGCCCGACTGGCTGACGGAGGCCGACATCGACTTCTACACGGCCGAGTTCGGCCGCACGGGCTTCACGGGCGGGCTGAACTGGTACCGGGCGATGGACCTGACCTGGGAGCTGACCGCGGCCTGGAACGGGGCGCAGGTCCTGCCGCCGGCGCTCTACATCGTCGGCGACCGCGATGTGGTGCTTACCTTTCCAGGGATGCGTGAGCGGCTGCCGCGGCTGCAGGAATTTGTGCCCAACCTGACGAAGACGGTGATGCTGCCCGGCTGCGGCCACTGGACGCAGCAGGAGTTCCCGGCCGAAGTGAACGCCGAGCTGGTGGCCTTCGTACAGGCCCTCTGAGTCGGGCTGGGCGCTGCCGCGAGCCGGCGCAGCGGCGTCGTCGGGCTGCAGAGATCCGGGCCGCGGACGGCTGCGTAGGGACTGGCGTGCGGCGCGGGCGACCGCAGTAGGGAGATCGCCGAGGGACGGCGGGATGATCCGGGGAGAGCGCGCGATTGCGATCGCCTGCCCGCCGGCGGTTGTCTTCGACTACCTGGCCGACATGCGCAACCTGCGCGAATGGAACCCGCGCACACGCCAGGTCGAGAAGCTGAGCGAGGGGCGGCCGCGCGCGGGCACCCGTTTCCGCTCCCGCCACCGCAACGCCGGCTGGGTGGAGTCCGAGTTGATCGCCTGCGAGCGGCCGCGTCGCCTGCTGATCCTGGCGCGGGGCCGGCGGCTGGATCTGCTCGCACAATTTCGGCTGGAGCCGTTGTCTGCCGGTACGGCGCTCCGCATTCGCCTCGAAGCGCGCCCGCACCGGCTCTGGCGGCTGCTTGCGCCGCTGATCGTGCCGCGCTTCCGGCGCGAGAACACGAAACTCCTGCAGGAGTTGAAACGCGTGCTCGAAGCCCGATCGGCGCCCGTGGCCGCGGCTCAGTGCGGCGGCAACCAGTAGCTGACGAGGCGGCTTTCGTCCGCGAAGGGGCCGAACCACTTCACGGATACATTGTTGCAGCCAAGCGCCGTCCCCGGCGGCGCGGTCTGGTTGGCGCTGCGCAGGCGGAACGACCAGTGCTTTGCGTCCTCGCGCCAGGCGGAGCTGATCACGCCCGCGTGCCCGTAGATCCGGCCCTCACCGTGCCGGTAATAGCCCGGCTGCACGATCGCCACCGCTCCGGCCACCGGCTTCGAGGTAGGCCGGAAACCGTGCGCGGCCAAATATGGTCCCATGTCCCCAGCATTGCCGGCGGCGCCGCGCAAACCAAAGTACCTCTTCACATACTCTACGCACTCGCAGCGATGCGGCCCGGTGGCGTGCGCGGCCGCCGGCGTGGCGAGCGCCATCGTCACCACCGAGACAAAAGCCAGGGCTGCCTGTCCCCGCATACACTCCCCCGCAATCCGCAAGTGGCAGGCTGCATCCGCAGATCACTGCGGGTGAAGACAGTGTTGCGCGAGAGTCAGGCGCACGGCGTCAACATTATGGCAAATCGCGATGGTACGGATACGGAACGGTCATCTGCGCCTGGCTCACAGCGCACCCCTACGACTCAGCCGCCCAGATCGGGGCCAGCGGGAGCGCCGCGCAGGCCCTTCACGGGCGGTACGCCGTCGACGGGCTCGATCAGCACGTGGATCACGCCCTCGGCCGGGTTTCCCAGCTCGGCGAAGGCGCCCATGCTGAGGTCAAGGGCGTGGGTGAAGGCGCCGCGATCCATGACCGTGACCACGATCGAGCGGTGAAAAAAGGCGTCGC includes:
- a CDS encoding alpha/beta hydrolase; the protein is IVGHDWGAPLAWQTALLRPERIRGVVGLSVPYTPRAPTPPIAALRAALPADSDFYILYFQQPGPAEAELERDPRDTIRRFLYGLSGDAAPDERWRPEMPLGEGVLRRLVEPKGPPDWLTEADIDFYTAEFGRTGFTGGLNWYRAMDLTWELTAAWNGAQVLPPALYIVGDRDVVLTFPGMRERLPRLQEFVPNLTKTVMLPGCGHWTQQEFPAEVNAELVAFVQAL
- a CDS encoding SRPBCC family protein, coding for MIRGERAIAIACPPAVVFDYLADMRNLREWNPRTRQVEKLSEGRPRAGTRFRSRHRNAGWVESELIACERPRRLLILARGRRLDLLAQFRLEPLSAGTALRIRLEARPHRLWRLLAPLIVPRFRRENTKLLQELKRVLEARSAPVAAAQCGGNQ
- a CDS encoding CHAP domain-containing protein encodes the protein MRGQAALAFVSVVTMALATPAAAHATGPHRCECVEYVKRYFGLRGAAGNAGDMGPYLAAHGFRPTSKPVAGAVAIVQPGYYRHGEGRIYGHAGVISSAWREDAKHWSFRLRSANQTAPPGTALGCNNVSVKWFGPFADESRLVSYWLPPH